A single genomic interval of Phycisphaeraceae bacterium harbors:
- the fusA gene encoding elongation factor G yields the protein MVTDLSKVRNIGICAHIDAGKTTVTERILFYTGKIHRMGEVHEGTATMDSLQEEQERGITIQSAATSCPWTFQGVDYKVNLIDTPGHVDFTIEVERSLRVLDGAVAVFDGKEGVEAQSETVWRQAERYGVPRLCLINKMDKMGGDFEFSFNSIRERLGANAIAIQLPIGNGPDFKGIIDLMTMKALFWKAEDDGTTITETEIPDDWKDAATIWRAQMVERIAELDEQLTEKYIHDHDSITVPEMKAALRKATIDRRAFPVLCGSALKYVGIQKVLDSAIEYLPNPTEREDVEGVDPKEPSTKLTRPHTEDAPFSALVFKVVADVAGTLTYLRIYSGKLTKGSRVLNPGNGRKENISRLYEMHALDREALDETGAGQIVAVVGLKDSFTGDTLCDPDHPIILERMVFPEPVISMSIEPITADDKKKLGEALTTIRREDPSFRSNYNDETGETIISGMGELHLEIIKNKLTRDMKIGVNVGKPRVAYRETIVGRAERVRGLFKKQTGGRGQFGDAYVTVEPITPEQAEAEELELKDGVVFQDKITGGVIPREYIPSVEYGARQAAASGILGGYPVINVRVQLVFGSYHDVDSSQIAFEQAGALAFREACTQAGLALLEPIMKVVVTTPDEFFGSVSGDLASRRGHIVDSEMRGVSRIIHAEVPLAELFGYTTTLRSMTQGRASSSMEPHTYRIMPDRLKDEVLAKT from the coding sequence AACGCATCCTCTTCTACACCGGCAAGATCCACCGCATGGGCGAAGTGCACGAAGGCACCGCCACGATGGACAGCCTCCAGGAAGAGCAGGAGCGCGGCATCACCATTCAATCCGCGGCGACGAGCTGCCCATGGACTTTCCAGGGGGTCGACTACAAGGTCAACCTGATCGATACCCCGGGCCATGTCGACTTCACCATCGAGGTGGAGCGTTCACTGCGCGTCCTCGACGGCGCGGTGGCGGTCTTTGACGGCAAGGAAGGTGTCGAAGCCCAGTCGGAAACGGTGTGGCGACAGGCGGAGCGCTACGGCGTGCCGCGCCTCTGCCTCATCAACAAGATGGACAAGATGGGCGGCGACTTCGAGTTCAGCTTCAACTCGATTCGCGAGCGCCTCGGTGCGAACGCCATTGCCATTCAGCTTCCCATCGGAAACGGTCCGGACTTCAAGGGCATCATCGACCTGATGACCATGAAGGCGCTCTTCTGGAAGGCCGAGGATGACGGCACCACCATCACCGAGACTGAGATTCCCGATGACTGGAAGGATGCCGCCACCATCTGGCGCGCCCAGATGGTCGAGCGCATCGCCGAGCTCGATGAGCAGCTCACCGAGAAGTACATCCACGATCACGACTCGATCACGGTTCCCGAAATGAAGGCGGCGCTTCGGAAGGCGACCATCGATCGCCGCGCGTTCCCCGTCCTCTGCGGCTCGGCGCTCAAGTATGTCGGCATCCAGAAGGTGCTCGACTCGGCGATCGAGTACCTGCCGAACCCCACCGAGCGCGAGGATGTCGAAGGCGTCGATCCCAAGGAGCCTTCCACCAAGCTCACTCGGCCCCACACGGAGGACGCGCCCTTCTCGGCGCTGGTCTTCAAGGTGGTGGCCGATGTCGCGGGCACCCTCACCTACCTGCGCATCTACTCCGGCAAGCTGACCAAGGGCAGCCGCGTGCTCAACCCCGGCAACGGCCGCAAGGAGAACATCAGCCGTCTCTACGAGATGCACGCCCTCGACCGCGAAGCGCTCGATGAAACGGGCGCCGGCCAGATCGTGGCCGTGGTCGGCCTCAAGGACAGCTTCACCGGCGACACCCTCTGCGACCCGGATCATCCGATCATCCTCGAGCGCATGGTCTTCCCGGAGCCGGTGATCTCGATGTCCATCGAGCCCATCACCGCCGACGACAAGAAGAAGCTCGGCGAAGCCCTCACGACCATCCGCCGCGAAGATCCCTCCTTCCGCTCCAACTACAACGATGAGACGGGCGAGACGATCATCTCGGGCATGGGCGAGCTTCACTTGGAGATCATCAAGAACAAGCTGACGCGCGACATGAAGATCGGCGTCAATGTCGGCAAGCCGCGCGTCGCCTATCGCGAGACGATCGTCGGCCGTGCCGAGCGCGTGCGTGGTCTCTTCAAGAAGCAGACCGGTGGTCGCGGCCAGTTCGGCGACGCCTATGTCACCGTGGAGCCGATCACCCCGGAACAGGCCGAGGCCGAGGAGCTGGAGCTCAAGGATGGTGTGGTCTTCCAGGACAAGATCACCGGCGGCGTCATCCCGCGCGAGTACATCCCGAGCGTCGAGTACGGCGCGCGCCAGGCGGCCGCAAGCGGCATCCTCGGCGGGTACCCGGTCATCAATGTCCGGGTGCAGCTCGTCTTCGGCAGCTACCACGATGTCGACTCGAGCCAGATCGCGTTCGAGCAGGCGGGTGCCCTCGCCTTCCGCGAGGCGTGCACGCAGGCTGGCCTCGCCCTGCTTGAGCCCATCATGAAGGTCGTCGTGACCACGCCCGATGAGTTCTTCGGCAGCGTCTCAGGCGATCTCGCCTCGCGACGAGGTCACATCGTGGACAGTGAGATGCGCGGCGTTTCCCGCATCATTCATGCCGAGGTTCCGCTTGCGGAGCTCTTCGGCTACACCACCACGCTCAGGTCCATGACGCAGGGCCGTGCAAGCTCCAGCATGGAGCCGCACACCTATCGCATCATGCCCGATCGCCTCAAGGACGAGGTGCTCGCGAAGACCTGA
- a CDS encoding serine/threonine-protein phosphatase: MSESASEQNLPGLFRGEYEREMERWFRTRFLILCAVFALLEIFALGTYLLIWWASSMQAPERLVTADQAVLRQGFDSLTLPAAFASSVAHFAILAVFALIRTRRVETREALVHEASWMIVLLGGVHLALESVAALLGATETFSPVQSIFFWHFSACLILPWSPRESLRPMVPLIVAYGVAALLLNQHGGVVQVRGEVLQDSGWWIEPLLSTLLLPLVLIPGMVACWWRLSRHRRRFGRRMASQGFMELRRELSQARKIHESLFPHPSKHEDVEFDLLYRPMRELGGDFVQAWTDPLDRFHAVVIDVTGHGLAAAMTVNRLAGELDRIRAENPLISPSAVLAGLNRYIYLTLSKHVIFGTAVAAQLDPHTGRLVVANAGHPAAVLRRRNGGVESRESTAYLLGAIAHTEFEVTEEVTWLQPGETLILVTDGVIEARDRRGRVFGESRLREACSRQPAPPRWSEFLASQIDQWSGGILHDDLLIATMSLAPTARVAPPPGVTLEERTSIREGERTPSPATVSGGTVARATVESATQEPPVELSAQVSVAT; the protein is encoded by the coding sequence ATGAGCGAGTCCGCATCCGAACAGAACCTCCCCGGCCTCTTCCGCGGGGAGTACGAGCGAGAGATGGAGCGCTGGTTCCGCACGCGCTTCCTGATCCTCTGCGCGGTCTTTGCGCTGCTGGAGATCTTCGCCCTGGGGACCTATCTGCTGATCTGGTGGGCTTCGAGCATGCAGGCTCCGGAGCGCCTGGTGACCGCCGACCAAGCGGTCCTGCGCCAGGGGTTCGACAGCCTGACCCTGCCTGCGGCCTTCGCCAGCAGCGTCGCCCACTTTGCCATTCTTGCGGTCTTCGCACTCATCAGGACGCGTCGCGTCGAAACGCGCGAAGCCCTCGTGCACGAGGCAAGCTGGATGATCGTGCTCCTCGGGGGCGTGCACCTCGCCCTCGAGTCGGTTGCGGCCTTGCTTGGTGCGACCGAGACCTTCAGCCCGGTGCAGAGCATCTTCTTCTGGCATTTCTCCGCGTGCCTGATCCTGCCATGGTCTCCTCGCGAGAGCCTTCGTCCGATGGTGCCGCTGATCGTGGCTTATGGCGTCGCCGCATTGCTCCTCAATCAGCACGGCGGAGTGGTCCAGGTGCGCGGCGAAGTCCTCCAAGACTCCGGCTGGTGGATTGAGCCGCTCCTGAGCACGCTCCTCCTGCCGCTGGTGCTCATTCCGGGCATGGTGGCGTGCTGGTGGCGCCTGAGTCGTCATCGCCGCCGATTTGGACGCCGCATGGCCAGCCAGGGCTTCATGGAGTTGCGCCGCGAGCTCTCCCAGGCCCGGAAGATTCATGAGAGTCTCTTCCCACACCCCTCCAAGCACGAGGATGTGGAATTCGACCTCCTCTACCGACCGATGCGCGAGCTCGGCGGAGACTTCGTGCAGGCCTGGACCGACCCGCTTGATCGCTTCCACGCGGTGGTCATCGATGTCACCGGGCATGGGCTCGCCGCCGCGATGACGGTCAATCGACTTGCTGGCGAACTTGATCGCATTCGCGCCGAGAACCCGCTGATCTCACCGTCGGCGGTGTTGGCGGGATTGAACCGCTACATCTATCTCACGCTCTCGAAGCATGTCATCTTCGGAACGGCGGTCGCAGCCCAACTCGATCCGCACACGGGGCGCCTGGTCGTTGCGAATGCAGGTCATCCGGCCGCGGTCCTGCGACGACGCAATGGCGGTGTCGAATCGCGCGAGAGCACGGCGTATCTGCTCGGAGCCATCGCCCACACGGAGTTCGAAGTCACCGAGGAGGTCACCTGGCTCCAGCCGGGCGAGACGCTCATCCTCGTCACCGATGGTGTGATCGAGGCGCGCGATCGGCGCGGTCGTGTCTTCGGCGAGTCGCGGCTTCGCGAAGCGTGCAGCCGGCAGCCGGCGCCTCCGCGCTGGAGCGAGTTCCTCGCTTCGCAGATCGATCAGTGGAGCGGCGGCATTCTCCACGACGACCTCCTCATTGCGACGATGTCGCTTGCACCGACGGCGCGAGTCGCGCCTCCTCCGGGCGTCACGCTCGAAGAGCGCACCTCGATTCGCGAGGGTGAACGCACGCCCTCACCCGCCACGGTGAGTGGTGGAACTGTCGCTAGGGCGACCGTTGAGAGTGCGACTCAGGAGCCCCCGGTGGAACTTTCCGCGCAGGTCTCCGTCGCCACATGA